The Candidatus Polarisedimenticolia bacterium genome contains the following window.
GGTATCGCGGCGTTCCCGCGCGCGCGGAGCTGGTCCGGAACTTGCACTCGACAGGGAGGACACTGCGACGAATGGATCGGGAAGGGCAGCCATGAGATGGATCCTGCAGGATGGGAGAGTCGGCCTGCGGATGCTGCTGAAGAAGCCCGGATTCACGGCGCTGGCGATCGTGACCCTGGCCCTGGGCATCGGCGCCAATACGGCCATCTTCAGCGTCGTCGACGCCGTCCTGTTGCGGCCCCTGCCGTTCCCGGAGCCGGAGCGTCTCGTCACGCTCTGGGAACGCAATCCGAAGCAGGGATACGAAGAGAACGTCGCCTCGCCGCCGAACTTCGTCGAGTGGCGGCGGCAGAGCAGGGCGTTCGAGCGCCTCTCGGCGTTCACGTTCGACGCGCGATTCAACCTCTCGGGCGACGAGCGGCCCGAGCCGGTCCAGGGGACCCGGGTCTCGGCGGATCTCTTCGCGACGCTCGGCGTCGATCCCGTCCAGGGCCGTCTCTTCCTGACGCAGGAGGAAGAGCCTGGCCGGGATCAGGTGGTCCTCCTCGGGTACGGCCTGTGGAGCCGACGATTCGGCGGCGATCCAGGAATCGTCGGCCGGCCGATCACCGTCGACAGCCGCAGCCTAACGGTCGTAGGCGTGATGCCGCGCGGTTTCGATTTTCCGGGAGGCACCGGCGTCGTGCTCGACGCTTTCAGCAATCCGCCGGCCGAGCTGTGGATCCCGCTGGCGCTGGATCCGAAAGACCTCGCGCAACGCTCCAATCACTGGCTGCAGGTGATCGGCCGTCTCAGGCCGGGCGTCACGATCGAGCAGGCCGGCGCCGAGATGGACGCCATCGAGCGGGGCATCGAGGAGCGCAATCCCAAGGACTACGTCGGCTCGGGCGTCAAGCTCGTGCCCTTGTACGCTCAAGTCGTCGGCAGCGTGCGGCCGGCGTTGCTGATCCTCCTGGGAGCCGTGGGCTTCGTCCTCCTGATGGCCTGCGGCAACGTGGCGAACCTCTTGCTGGTGCGCGCCACGGCGCGGCAGCGCGAGATGTCGATCCGCGCCGCGCTGGGCGCCAGCCGCCCGGCCCTTGTCCGGCAGTTGCTGGTCGAGAGCCTTCTGCTGTCCGCGTGCGGCGGCGCGTCGGGGGCGCTCCTGGCTCTCTGGGGCCTGGACGCGCTGGCCGCGATGATCCCGCAGAGCATCCCGCGATCGGGGGGCATCGGCGTCGACGGCCGCGTGCTCGGCTTTACGCTGATCATCTCGATCCTGGCCGCGCTGCTCTTCGGGCTCGCTCCGGCGCTGCACGCCTCGCGCGGCAACCTGACCGAAGCGCTCCAGGAGGGCTCGCGAGGCTCCGCGGGCGGGCTGCACCGCAACCGCCTGCGCAACGGGCTGGTGGTCTCCGAGATCGCGCTGGCGCTCGTGCTCCTGATCGGCGCGACGCTCATGATCCAGAGCTTCGTCCGCCTGCGGCGCGTGAGCCCCGGATTCGACCCCCGAAACGTGCTGACGATGGAGCTCTCGCTGCCCCGGGTCCGGTACCCGCGGGCCGCGGAACGCGGCGCCTTCGTGCAGAGGCTCGTGGAGGACGTCACGAAACTGCCCGGCGTGGAGTCGGCGGGAGTCGTCACGCACTTGCCCCTGGCCGGAGGCAGCATGAACTACGCGTTGACGGTGGAGGGCTACGCGTCGCCCGATCCGGCGAAGGCGCTCTCGGCGGAATACCGTGCCGTCAGCCCGGGCTATTTCGCGGCCATGGGCATCCGGCTCATGCGAGGCCGGCCCTTCACCGACCGGGACACGGCGGCGGCTCCGCACGTCCTGATCGTCAACGAGACCGTGGCGCGCCGCTATTTCGGCGGCCAGGATGCGCTCGGCCGGAAGCTGACGCTGGGGTTCGACGGCTGGACGGGCGAGATCGTCGGGGTGATCAGGGACGTGCGGCACACGGCGCTGGATGCCGGGGTCCTGGACGAGGTCTATGGTCCATACGCCCAGACCCCCTTCTGGCCGTTCATGAGCCTGGCGCTCCGGACGAGAGTCGATCCGCTGACCCTGGCCGCAGCGGTGCGGCAGCGCGTGCTGGCGATCGACCGCGACCAGGCCGTCGCCCGCGTGCGGACCATGGACCGGGTGCTCGCCGAGTCCGTCGCCCAGCCGGATTTCCGCATGCGCCTGCTCTCATTGTTCGGACTGCTGGCGCTGGTGCTGGCGACCGTGGGCGTCTATGGCGTGATGTCCTACACGGTCACCGAGCGCATGCGTGAGATCGGCGTGCGCATGGCACTGGGAGCGCAGCGGCACGACGTGCTGCGGCTGGTCCTGGAGCAAGGGATGCGCCTGACCCTGGCCGGCGTGGCGGCGGGTCTGGCCGGGGCTTTCGTGCTCGCGCGGGTGCTGCAGGGCCTTCTCTTCGGCACGAGCGCCACGGACGTGAAGACCTTCACCTGCGTCGCGCTGGGGCTGGCGGCCGTCGCGCTGGCGGCCTGCTGGCTCCCTGCACGGCGGGCGACCCGAGTCGATCCGGCGGTGGCGCTGCGTTATGAATAGCTCTCACATCTAGTCGACGGTTTATGTCCGCACGGACTTTAGCGCCGCGCTGTGCCGCAGAAGCTGCGGCGACCCTGGACGATGGAGGTCAGAAGATTTGGACGGCGGGCCGCTGTCAACGGCCCGCCGTTTCGAGCGGAATGTGTGTCTGGCGTGGGACTGCGAGGGAACCGAGGCCGTCGGCGGTGTACCCGGCGATCTTGCCGTCGTTGTTGATATCCGCCGCGATCGTGAGGACCGGTGCGCCTGGCGCCAGGTCATTGAGTTTCTGGACCGGGGCCGTGGGAGTCTGCCAGATCACCGCCCGACGGCCGACGCCGGCGATCGTCACGCGTCCTACGATCTGATTGTCGTCGTTGATGCCCGGCGCCAGGCTGCGAACCGTGTCCGGCATTTGCGGCATTTCATCCAGCTTCTTGATGCCGCCTTCCTTGGTCCAGCCGCCGCACGGTGCGGCACAATCAGATATATGTGAACAGAGGTGGAAAGCCGATCACGACGATCGCCGCCCACACAAGATAGACCGGCAGGTAATCCGTCTGCCACCGTTCCAGACCCGAGAACGAACCGCGCCCGCGCAGAAAGCGAATGTATAGCAGGGCGGACCACGCCAGATTGACCAGGAGAACCACGTTTTCGCCCAGGGCGGCCACACGGTTAGGGCTGAACCCGAATTCGGAGATTCGCGCGATGATGGCCCACAGCGCGACCGCGTCGGCCAGGAGCGCGCTGATCACCAACACGACCTGCATCACGTCAAAGGCGCCGGGAGGCAACCGGGGGTCGCGGGCCGACAGGGAATAGAGCAGCAGGCCCAAGACCACCACCAGGAGCAGGTCGAACGCGATCAGCACGTTGCGCTCGATGTCGACTCCGCGTCCGGTCCACAAGACGGTGCCCAGAAACGCGATCAGGAGGGCGGCGAAGAGCGGCGTGAAGAGGCGCGTCAACACCGGCGCCATGTTCTCGATCACGTTCTGCTTGGCCTCCACCAGCCAGGAGCCGATCATGACCGCCCCTGCCGCGCCACACGGCAGCAGCCACGACTGCAAGAAGGGCTCGACGTCGATCCCGATCGCCTGGAAGGTCATCGCCATGAGTCCCGTGAGGACGCCGCCGCCGAGGGCGATCAGCACATAGTAGATGAAGAGCTCGCCCGAGAATCGAATGAAGTCCATGCGGCCGTCCACCTGCCGCCACCGGCCGCCCGCGTACCCGGTGCCCACGACCAGCCAGAGGGCGATCGGCAGGTGCAGCGCCGTCAGCCTCTCCGTGTAGCCGACGGGGGCGAACGGATAGACATTGGCGAAGACCCCCGCCGCGACGAACGCGATGGAGAGCCAGCGGAGTGTTCGGGTGTCGAGCCGCCGTTTCCAGACGAAATAGCCGGCCAGGAGGGGCAGCACGAAGAGACTCGCATTGCGGGCGTAGAAGCCGGCGTCCTGGTTCAATTGGATCCCGAAGAGCGCCGGCACTTTGACGAGCACGGCCGCCGCCACCGCAAGACAGAAGGCGACGATGGCCTCCGTTCGAGCCTGCGCTCCCCGCTCCCCGGAATCGGAGGGAACGACGACGAGCTGCTTCCAGAGACGCTCCGCGTGCTCGCGCGCGAACTCCCGTGAGAGCGCGTCGAGGTTGCCCATGCGCTTCACCGCCACCAGGAACGCTTCATCGGTGGCGAGCCCCGCGTCGACCAGGACAGCCACCTGCTCGCGCAGATGGTCTTCCAGCTCCGCGACGTCGACGGAGTGAATCGCCTGCCGGCGGCGGAGGTAGCTCCGCCATTGGTCGATCTGCTCCTCAAGCGATACCGCGTCAGGTGAAGCCTGCATTCTTCAGGCTCCCTGTGGAAGCGGCGCGGCTGACGTCGGGTGACCGGCCGGGACGGAAAGGGAGAGCGCCCGCCAGATTCCACGCAGCGTCGCGTCCACCGCCTGCCACTGCCGGCGTTCCTCGGCGAGCTGAGACCGGCCCCCGGCGGTGATCCGATAGTACTTGCGACGTCGGCCGCTCTCCGCAACTTTCCACCGCGCCTCGACGTGGCCGAGCCGCTCGAGCCGATGCAGAACGGGGTAGAGCATCCCGTCCGTCCACTCCATGCGTCCTCCGGACAACTCCCGGACCCGCTTGAGGATGGCATAGCCGTAGCTGTCCCCTTCGGCCAGGATGGCCAGGACAATCGGGGTCGAGGACGCGGCGATCAGGTCCTTGTTGAACTCCATGCTTTCGCTCGCCGCGTCGCGCTCATGAGATCGAATCCTCGTGTGCATAGCGGCACTATACATTGCAGTGCTAGGTATGTCAACGTCGCACGAGGGGGAGCCCGCCGGCAGAAATGAAACAACCCCTCTAGACAAAAAAGTGGCGACCGGTGCAGAATGCCCCCATCAGAGTGGCATCACTAGCCCGGCTTCTTTGGGGAGCGTTTCATGGACTGCAACGCGAACCTGACGCGTCTGCTTTGCCCACAGCCCGCTCGTCCGCACTTCACGCACGTCCGTCCCAAGGAGGGAACGCGATGAGCCTCTTTTCGCTCTTTTCGCACCGGAACACCGTCCCGTCGTGGAAGCTCTGGCCGATGCTGGCCATATCGCTCGCTTTCGCGGGCTGCGCGCTCTCCGACGCCGACATGGGGAAGGTGAAGAAGCAGCAGCCGGACGAGCCGCGCAAGGTCGGCAGCGGCAGGTCGTTCGTCGGCCAGACGGAGATTACCCTGGCGCCGATCCCGGCAGCCGCCCCCGGGTGGTTTTCAGAGGCCGCCGCGAGCGGACAAGATGACTGGGAGCCCGCGATAGCGGTCGATCCCGGCAACGCCAGCCTCGTCTACCAGCTGATCACCCGCTACACTGGCCCGAAACCGTGCGGCAACTGCAAGCTGCCGTCGATCATCCTGAGACGATCGATCAACGGCGGTGCCACCTGGCTGCCGGATCAGTGGTTGAAGCAGACGACCAAGGCGCAATACGATCCGCAGATCAAGGTAGACATCGGCGGCAACGTCCACGCCGCCTTCCTGAACGGCACCACCCCCGGCACGACCTACGTGAAGTCCACCGACCACGGAGTCACCTGGTCGGCCGGCATCGACTGGTCGGGCCAGGGTCGAAAGCCGCAGTGGAACGATCACCCGTGGCTCGGCGTGTCCCGCGACGGCATGCACGTCTACATCGGCTTCAACTCGTCCGATTCCTACGCCGTCGTGTCGCACAACGGCGGCCAGACCTTCTCGACGCCCGTCAAGATGAACACCGACAGTCGGTACTACTTCCACCAGGGGGTGGCGATCAGCCCGACGAACGGGAACGTCGCCTACATCGCCACGAGCGACTTCAGCAGCGGCAACACTTACAACGGCGATGCCTTCGTCCGGGTGTGGAAGACGACGAACGGCGGGACGTCATGGGGGACCGCTACGCTCATCGACACCTCGCGCGACGTGCCGCCCTGCCCCTGGGCGGCCGGCTGCTACACGGGCTTCCTCGGCTCGACGCCGAACATGGCGATCGACAGCGCCGGAAAGCTGCTCATCGCCTACCACGTCAACAGCACGCCCGGAGTCCCGGAGCAGATGTACATCCGCACCTCCACCGACGGCGTGGCCTGGACGCCGCGGCTGCAGATCTCCGTGGCCTCGGCGACTGTGCACAATGCCTTCCCATCGGTCGCGGCGCATCCGACCACTGCCGGCGACTTCCGGGTGACGTGGCAGGACGACCGGCTGCAGAGCCAGACCGGATGGAACACCTGGTACAAGCGGACGACCAACGGCGGCACCTCCTGGAGCGTCGATATCCGGGCGTCGGATCTCGGGAGCGGCGCGCCCTACAAGACGGCGAACGGCTACGCCTTCCCCTACGGCGACTATCAGGATCTGGGGGTCGGTCCGGACGGCATGAACCAGCTCACCTGGGGCGAGGGGGCCTCGTACACCGGACCCGGCGGCTGCTGGCACGCGCGCGGGCAGTAGCCACGGGCCTGGTCGTCGATTTCCACGGCGCGGGAATAAGGGCGTCCGTCGCGGCCCTCCTGGCATGCGTTCCCCTGCTTCTCGGGGCGCATCTCGGAAGGGACGCGGCGGACGACCCCTTTCCCGTGTCCGACGAGTCCGAGGAGGTGCGCGACTTCTCGTGGCGGCTTCAGCGTTCAGGGGGGCAGCCGCCCCTTGAGGTCCTTCGCCTGGAACGGCCACGGCGCTCGAGCCGGGCGATCCCCCCGCTCACGAGGCCCGGCCGCTACTCGACCTTCCTGAACACGATCGTCTCCGGCACGGCGACCTCCACTCCGGTCACCGCACCGTCCTGCACGACGAAGTGGTACGTCCGGTCGGAGTCCTCTTCGAAGAAATCGGTCTCCGATTCCGGCATCAGGTCCCGTAATAGTCCCTGGGTCTTCGCCTGGAGCCGGCCGGCGGGACCGAGGACGCCAATCGCGAGCCTGTCCTCCTCAAGCCGGTAGACGCCTGCGAAGCGCTTCACCTTCGCGGCGTCGAGCTTCACGCCCTTGCGTGGCGGAGGGACCAGCGCCGCGTCGTACATTCCCGCCACCCTCCGCGCGATGTAGGAGGGCGTCGCGCCCGCCATGTTGCACAACACCGCCACCGTCAGCCGATCGTCGGGATAGCGCCCGATGTACGTCTGGAACCCCTGCCAGGAGCCGCTGTGATCGATCAGCCGGTGTCCGTTCGCGGCCCGGTGGATCCCCCAGCCGAATCCGTACGGCTCGCTGCTGCCGTCGTTGAGCCTCACCGGCGACCACATCGCGTCGTAGCTCGACCGGCTCACGATCTTCCCCGCTTCCAGCGCCTCGTCCCATTTCGCCAGGTCCAGGACGGTGAAATACAGGCTGCCGTCGGCGGTCGTGTTCAGCGAGGGGGCCACCCACTCCTGGTTCTTGATCTCGTCGTCGACGATGCGGTATCCGGCCGCGCGGTCGGGGACGATGTCCGACTCGCTGATGATCCGCGTCCGTGTCATCCCCAGCGGGCGGAACACGCGCTCCGCCAGCAGGTCGCCGTAGAACTTGCCGCTCACCTTGTGGATCAGGACGCCCAGCGTCAGGTAGCCCAGGTTGCTGTACGACCATTTCTCCCCGGGCGCGAACAGCAGCTTCTGCGCCATAGCCATCTTCAGCTCTTCGTCCTCGGTGGCGTCCTTCTGCATCGGGAAGTCCTCGGGGTAGTCCCCCAGCCCCGAAGTGTGCGTCAGCAGGTGCCGCACCGTGATCCCCTTCCACTCGGCCGGCGCGTCCAGATACTTCGACACCGGGTCGTCGAGCGCCAGCTTGCCCTCGTCGACGAGCGTCATCACGGCCATCGCGGTGAACTGCTTCCCCATCGACCCCGACTGGAACACCGTCTCCGGCTTCACCGGCACGCGATGCTCCAGATTCGCCATGCCGTACCCTTCCGCGCGGACGACCCGGCCCTGCCTGCGCACCATGAGCGCCACGCCGGGAATCCTGTTCTTCGCGATGTAGGCTGTGACGAAATCCTTGACGGGGTCGCGCTCGGCGGCCTGCGCCGAAGACGCGACGACGAAGAGCAACGGAAGGACCAGGAATCCCGCTTTCATCCCGCCAAGGCTAGCACATCCCCGATCGGCTCGACTTCCACGTCTCACGAGCCGGTACGCGCCACGCTTTGCCCGATCCTCTCGCCCAAGGGACGCCGGACCAGCCATCCGGAGCCTCGGCGGCCCATTCGTTGCCCTTTTCCCGTCCATATGGCCCGAGGAGTGGCGTAGAGTTCGAGGGGTATGGGCACCCAGATGGACACCTCTTCTCGCCTGGGCTCTGACCTCGACGCGTCATGAATCGCTCTGCAGCCTCCCTCCCCTGGCTCAACCGAACCGTGATCGGCATCGGGCTGGCGAGCCTGTTCAGCGACTGGTCGCACGAGACCGCCACCACGCTCCTGCCAGCATTCCTTGCCACGATGGGAGGCGCGGCGGCGTGGCTTGGCCTCATTGAGGGGGTGTCGGATGGCCTGTCGAGCTTCGCCAAACTGACCTCCGGCTACTTCACAGATCGCTTGCCCCGTCGCAAACCCGTCGCGGTCGTGGGATACCTCGTAACGGCGATCGGTACGGCCTCCTTCGGATTGGCGACTGCGTCTTGGCACGTCCTCCTGGCGCGCGCCAGCGCGTGGCTGGGTCGCGGCGTTCGAACGCCGGTGCGGAAGGCGCTCCTGGCCGGGGCCGTGACTGCCGAGACTTACGGCCGTGCCTTCGGTTTCGAGCGCATGATGGACACGATTGGTGCAATCATCGGCCCCGCGACTGCGGTTGCCCTCCTGGCCGCGATGCATGGAAATTATCCCAGGCTCTTCGCGCTGACCCTTGTGCCCGGCCTCGTGGCGGCGGCGCTGATCGCTCTGGTCGTGCAGGAGAGGGATCGCCGGCCGGTGCCGCATCTGTCGCCGACCGGAAGCTGGCGCGCGCTCCCGGCCGACTTCAAGCGGTTTCTCGTCGCGGTGGCCGTGTTCGGGTGCGGAGACTTCGCCCACACTCTCCTGATCCTCTTCGCCGCCCAGCGTCTCTCGCCGTCCCTCGGTTCGGCCAGGGCGGCGGCCATCGCCACGAGCCTCTATCTGCTGCACAACACCCTGTACGCCGGGTTCGCGTTCGTGGGGGGCTGGCTGGCGGATCGCTGTCCTAAACGGCCGCTGCTCGCCGCCGGGTACGCTCTCGCGGCCCTCATGTCCACCGTCCTGCTGGCGCTGCCGGCGAGCGTCGGCTCCTTGTTTCTCGTGTTTTCCCTGGGGGGGATCTACGTCGCGCTGGAAGAGACGCTGGAGGATTCGATCTGCGCTGAGCTGGTCTCGCCCGACCAGCATGGGATGGCGTTCGGATGTTTGGCGACCGTCAATGGCATCGGGGACCTGGCATCGAGCGTAGTCGTCGGGGCCCTATGGACCGCCTTCGGCACCGGACCGGCCTTCGTCTACAGTGCAGTACTCTCCCTGCTCGGCGCAGGACTGATGCTGCTTAAGCGCCTTCGGTGGCGCTGAACGCCGCACTGGAACGCGCCCTCCGCACCCAACTTTATTTGGTTGCCGCTCCGGTCGGAGTCTCAATCTTTTCGACCAGCAGGTCTGTCTCCGGTTCAGACAACCAACGTCCTTGGATCGCGATGGCGTGAGACGTGCTTTCGGACAAAGCTCTTTTTAGAGCGTCCCCAGTTGAACCGGGAGACAGGCGTAGCTCCTTCGCATTCTTCATCTGGTCCAGCACGAGGACAAAACGGTCATGTCGCAGATCGAGCCTGCCGGTCACGGTGAGTCGAATCTCCTCAGGGACCGGCGTGAACCCCGAATCACGGATCGCGTCCAACATCTTCTGCGGCTCGACCCAGGCACCTGGCTTCAAAATGATCTCCAGATGGGGAGGGTCAAGAAACAGCTTCGCGTTTTCAACGCCAGCCTGGCGTTTGAGCCCCTTGACGAGGCTATACCCTCACGTCGCTCACGTTGCGCCTTTGACGCCGAGACGCACTCCCTTGACGTCGGCGGCGGCCGGCGCGAAAAAGAGCACGGCGAAAGTCACTGCCGCAAGTACCCTTCGAAAGTCCGGCATTCCAGGTTCCTCCTGTTGACGGCTCTCAGAAAAACATCTCCCATCCGGCACGCACTTCGTAATTGAAGTCCGTCTCCTCCTCGTCACCGCTCTTCAACAACGGCACGAACACTCCGACGCGGTACTGGGCTCGACCTTTGGTGATGATCGGAGTGACCTGCACGCCCGCTACTTGATGAGCGTTCTCGGCCGAGATTGCCCCTTCCAGGCGATCGTCTGCCATCGCCTCGGCATGAATTCCGACTGCCAGGTTGATCCCCAGATCCTCCGCCACGTTGGGACGCACGATCCAGCGACCGTACGCCGCATCCAGCTCGACCGCGTCGCCGCGACGGAAGCCATCGCCGAACTCATGCGTATAAAAGACGCTGGCCCAGGCCGAATCGACAAGCCGCTCGCGGTCGACTGCATATCCCATCTCGAGGCCGTGGCGGCCGCTGCCGGGTTGATCCCCGGGGGGCAGCCGAATGCCCGTGGAATCGCGTCGGTGGCTGTCGCCGGTCGGGAGCTTCCAGCCGATGATCAGTGCCTGAGCCCTTTGAAACCCCGTGTCCTGGCGCAGATGGAAGCGGTACTTCACGGAAAGCAATGCGTCGCCGACGCCGGACACCCGTGTCCGTTGAGTGATACCGCCGACCTCCTCCTCAAGATTCGTCTGTATGGCGGGTAGCGAAAGACGCACGTTCACGAAGCGGTTGATACCGTATTGCAGGCCGTATTCGGATTCGAGCTCGCGCGAACGCACGCCGTCCGACCCGGGAGGGCCGCCGTGGCGCGTGAGCCCTATCCGGATCTCGGGATGGAACACGCGCGGCCCGAAGATGGCAGGCGTCTCACCCCACAGCGGCTCGTGGGCGAAGGTCACCGCCGCGGAGCCGAGGAGGAGCCCTACGATCGCCGCGACATGGAGACAGCGCTCTGAGGCGGACAAGGATCCGGGGCTCGACCTCGTGTGCTTCGTCACGGTTTACGCGCCTGTGGGTGAAGCGGCTTTCCGCCGGCGTCCAGCGCCTCCCTGACCGCCCGCTCGATGTCCTTCTCCTCGCCCTTGAGGTAGCCGGTGTTCACGAAGCGCACGATGCCGTTCGCGTCAATGAGCACGGACGTCGGATGAGCGACGATTCCGTAGAGGTCGCCGATCCGCACCTCGGGGTCGAGCAGGATAGGGTAGGTGACGCGAATTTCCTGGATGAAGCGTGCCACTTGGTCGCGCTCCGGGTTCATCTGGGTGATCCCTATTAGCCGCAACCCACGATGTTCGTAGCGTCGGTGGAGCTTTTCGAGCTCGGGCATCTCAATGCGGCAGGGCGGGCAATTTACAGCCCAGAAATTGAGGAGGATGACATGACCGCGAAGCGCCTCCAACCCAAGCGTGCCTCCATCGATCCGGGCGCCGGAAAAAGGCGGCGCGGTCATCCCCGGCTCCACTCCGCCGGGCGAGGAAGCGGCGAAGCCGTCTGACCCCGTCAGCAAACCCAGGCTGAGGGTGAGAAGCGTGCATCTTGCTTGATGAAACTTGACCGATCGGACCCTCGGAATGAACATGGTTCTGCTCCCAAGACATCGAATGCCATCAAGCCACGCGTGGCGGGTGCCTTTGATGCTACAAGTCTGGTAGTTAAGAGGGTTTAGGAGACGGGTGGAGCGCGACTGGCACGGTAGGTCGGAGGTGGATCCGGCCGCAAATCGTCCGCTGATGCCGGCAGCTGCCCTTCAGAGGGTTGTTCGCCCGCGGACGACATCGAGGCCGGCAGGATCGCCATCTCCGGTCCATCAAGAAGCGGCGCGAGGTTCCAGACGTACGAGAAGGGCTGGCCATTGATGACCGGCTGGCAGCAATCCCGCTTCCCAGCATCCAGCTTAAGCGTCTGTACCCCAGCGGAATCCATCCCGACCGAACAACAGGGGCTCGTCGCGGCGCAGCAAAAGCTAGACACGGGGAGACCAGTTAGGAGGACGGCGATCGCGACCAGACAAGCCGCCACATGCCTGGTCCAGGATCCCCAACCGAGTCTCGATACCATGAATGGAGAATACCGCAATCGACCCGGTTCGGCAACTATCAGCCGTGGAGGGGTCAAATGAACCGAATCATGGACACGATCCGGGTTCATGAGCGCCTCAACTTCCAGCCTGTCGATCTGGAGGCCGCCACACGCGACGTGCGAGGGCTCAGACCCCAAACCAATCGGGATTATTCCTCCCAGGAAATCAGTAGATCACCCGACAGACAAATGGAGGTGTTCACCGCACGTTCCCCGTGCAAGCTCGCGAGCTAATCGATCAAGGAGGAAGGGGAGAAGACGTCCACCCTGTCCTGATGGGGCGCCGCCGGATTTCGAAAGGCGCTCTGCCGTCGACCGCCTTATCAGAGGACAGCTATGTCCCGAAGTCCTTGTACCTGTTCAGGGCGCCTGGGAGGTCGCCATGCCGCAGAACGCGTCGGTACGCTGGTCCTTCTGGAGGCTCAGGATCCCTCCACTCGCGCTCGCCACCGTCATCTTTGTCTTTGCGGTGGTGGGCCTGCCTCCGGCGATATTCCATACGACCTCCTCTCTCCCGCCCGGCGCCGCGACGCCTGCTTCTGACGAGAAGCCGATCGGTCCGCTGCGGGCGCTCGTCGCCAGCCATTCGACTCTCGCGTCCGTCGTCTATCCACAGTGGCTGCGCGGCTACCTCGAGAATGGGGGTGACCGCAACGTCGTCGTGGGCCTCGGTTCGAGACTCGGGCTCTCCACGGAGCCAAGCGAGGCCCGGGGAAGCGTCGCCCTCGACCTCGTCGGAGGATCTCTGACGGCCCGCGTCGAGGGTCTCGGCGATCAGTCGGCGGATCTCTGGTTGATCGATGACTCTGATGCGCCCGGGCTGACATCGCTTCCGGAGCCCGGCGACCACATGGTCCGCGTCGGACGGCTCGAGCAAACGGACGAGGGCGCCCGCGTTTCCGCCCATCTCGGCGCGGGGTTCTTCGGGAGCTTCGAGCTGGACACGGTGGTCGTCTCCCGGGCGGGCAGCACGCCGGCCGAGAGCCGCATCCTCCTGGGCACCCGGCCCTTCTTCGAGCGGGTCTATACGAAAAGCCGCTTGGCGGCCGAGGCCAGCCGGCCCGGAGCCCTCCACGCCTCGCTCGAATCCCTGCTGGAACCACGGCCTGCCTTCGCGGATTCCACCCAGGTCCTCATCGCCCACGGCCTGGTGAGCCAGGCGGTCGGCAACGGGGCGGATCTCTTCTTCCGCGGGACCTTCAACGGCAACGGCCGCACCTGCGGCACCTGCCATCGAGTGGAGAACAACCTGGTCGTCGAGGCGGCCTTCATCGGCACCTTGCCTTCCACCGACAAGATCTTCGTGGCCGAGTTTCCGTCGAGCCAGGGAGGTGTGCCCGGCCTCGAGCGGCCGGCGCTCATGCGCGGGTTCGGGTTGATCCTCGAGAACGTGGACGGGTTGGAGAACCCGACCGTCAAGTTCGTCATGCGCGGCGTCCCCCACACGCTCTCGGTGGGCACGTCCGTGCGGCCGCCCGCGGACGGCCGGAACGCCGTCGAACGAACGGGC
Protein-coding sequences here:
- a CDS encoding ABC transporter permease, translating into MRWILQDGRVGLRMLLKKPGFTALAIVTLALGIGANTAIFSVVDAVLLRPLPFPEPERLVTLWERNPKQGYEENVASPPNFVEWRRQSRAFERLSAFTFDARFNLSGDERPEPVQGTRVSADLFATLGVDPVQGRLFLTQEEEPGRDQVVLLGYGLWSRRFGGDPGIVGRPITVDSRSLTVVGVMPRGFDFPGGTGVVLDAFSNPPAELWIPLALDPKDLAQRSNHWLQVIGRLRPGVTIEQAGAEMDAIERGIEERNPKDYVGSGVKLVPLYAQVVGSVRPALLILLGAVGFVLLMACGNVANLLLVRATARQREMSIRAALGASRPALVRQLLVESLLLSACGGASGALLALWGLDALAAMIPQSIPRSGGIGVDGRVLGFTLIISILAALLFGLAPALHASRGNLTEALQEGSRGSAGGLHRNRLRNGLVVSEIALALVLLIGATLMIQSFVRLRRVSPGFDPRNVLTMELSLPRVRYPRAAERGAFVQRLVEDVTKLPGVESAGVVTHLPLAGGSMNYALTVEGYASPDPAKALSAEYRAVSPGYFAAMGIRLMRGRPFTDRDTAAAPHVLIVNETVARRYFGGQDALGRKLTLGFDGWTGEIVGVIRDVRHTALDAGVLDEVYGPYAQTPFWPFMSLALRTRVDPLTLAAAVRQRVLAIDRDQAVARVRTMDRVLAESVAQPDFRMRLLSLFGLLALVLATVGVYGVMSYTVTERMREIGVRMALGAQRHDVLRLVLEQGMRLTLAGVAAGLAGAFVLARVLQGLLFGTSATDVKTFTCVALGLAAVALAACWLPARRATRVDPAVALRYE
- a CDS encoding permease prefix domain 1-containing protein, which gives rise to MQASPDAVSLEEQIDQWRSYLRRRQAIHSVDVAELEDHLREQVAVLVDAGLATDEAFLVAVKRMGNLDALSREFAREHAERLWKQLVVVPSDSGERGAQARTEAIVAFCLAVAAAVLVKVPALFGIQLNQDAGFYARNASLFVLPLLAGYFVWKRRLDTRTLRWLSIAFVAAGVFANVYPFAPVGYTERLTALHLPIALWLVVGTGYAGGRWRQVDGRMDFIRFSGELFIYYVLIALGGGVLTGLMAMTFQAIGIDVEPFLQSWLLPCGAAGAVMIGSWLVEAKQNVIENMAPVLTRLFTPLFAALLIAFLGTVLWTGRGVDIERNVLIAFDLLLVVVLGLLLYSLSARDPRLPPGAFDVMQVVLVISALLADAVALWAIIARISEFGFSPNRVAALGENVVLLVNLAWSALLYIRFLRGRGSFSGLERWQTDYLPVYLVWAAIVVIGFPPLFTYI
- a CDS encoding helix-turn-helix transcriptional regulator; translated protein: MEFNKDLIAASSTPIVLAILAEGDSYGYAILKRVRELSGGRMEWTDGMLYPVLHRLERLGHVEARWKVAESGRRRKYYRITAGGRSQLAEERRQWQAVDATLRGIWRALSLSVPAGHPTSAAPLPQGA
- a CDS encoding sialidase family protein, whose translation is MSLFSLFSHRNTVPSWKLWPMLAISLAFAGCALSDADMGKVKKQQPDEPRKVGSGRSFVGQTEITLAPIPAAAPGWFSEAAASGQDDWEPAIAVDPGNASLVYQLITRYTGPKPCGNCKLPSIILRRSINGGATWLPDQWLKQTTKAQYDPQIKVDIGGNVHAAFLNGTTPGTTYVKSTDHGVTWSAGIDWSGQGRKPQWNDHPWLGVSRDGMHVYIGFNSSDSYAVVSHNGGQTFSTPVKMNTDSRYYFHQGVAISPTNGNVAYIATSDFSSGNTYNGDAFVRVWKTTNGGTSWGTATLIDTSRDVPPCPWAAGCYTGFLGSTPNMAIDSAGKLLIAYHVNSTPGVPEQMYIRTSTDGVAWTPRLQISVASATVHNAFPSVAAHPTTAGDFRVTWQDDRLQSQTGWNTWYKRTTNGGTSWSVDIRASDLGSGAPYKTANGYAFPYGDYQDLGVGPDGMNQLTWGEGASYTGPGGCWHARGQ